Below is a window of Synchiropus splendidus isolate RoL2022-P1 chromosome 9, RoL_Sspl_1.0, whole genome shotgun sequence DNA.
ACGGCaagctccaaaaccaacatggcgactgaggaagaagtattgataaatTACCTCTGTACAAAACTAAGGCatcgttgtaggaggcggtgaggctgttaaatatatcacagaatttccaccattgttatgccTTTACTGTGATGCATTTGAGATTCATTTATGATGTTGGAAGATGATGCTGTAAAAGGTCGATTGGTTACATTAACAGAcatttaatataatttaaaaaagattcTGCAAACAGTGTTgtgaatattttaatttataatctGGGTTTTATAGTAGATTTGTTCGCCGAATCATTGTGTGTGATgatttttgcactttttttttttaaataagcatgaatttggatgtttttgttgtgtcgGCTGTCATGAACAACTTTTTTgattggaaagaaaacaaaaatgtctcaTGTTTCTTATCTTCCTCTTCAGTATGCCACCGACTACAAGATGGTGCCTGCAGGCAACAGCAGCAACGGAACGCTGCTCTACCAGAAGGTACATTTTTATTACTTCATTGATTTGGCTGCCTGCTACACTTGtcagagttttgtttttgttttaatgcatcAGTCATATTTTTTATACATATCAGTTTTGCAAATCACATGCAAATTATGTATTACTGTTTTTACCTCAGGGTTATTCTTTCCTTTGATGCTTTAGCGTGTGATTTTGAAACTTTTTTAAAGTGTGATTTGGATCGGTGATTCTCGGtgaaccacagggccggggcccatggttgggctgcgagcgcctcctagagggccgctaaaagatttttgttttacacctctgggccgtgagacgctcagtttgaatccatgagccacctatggtggcagtagtgagtcactgaactgacttgacagctgcagatctgtgacagttaccaactatggagaagttcttgaaaagaaaaaatgataaagaaagtgatgtcgcccccaacactgttcatgaaagcacctgttgaaacagttttgaaaacgaattataacattttatggcgatacttttatttacactttacttatatcttctttggagttgaattaaaatatataattttcatTTAACAATAGTTTATATTTTACTCAGGACTTTATTTtactcagaattttattcagtttttccaatttgttttttttgataaatttgATCAATATGTCTTGCATCTGTTTctgttgctggttggacttttcgatgacaaatatctttgcgatgatcacatttcacaaggttttggtttgtttatgtgtaagtagattaaatacggttgttgatcacaagtgaaatcaagaggaatgaatcagttctattgactGGGCCCGGGTCCCttggttctgggaaaggtgggccccgagaccagaaaggttcagaacccctgcttTAGACTGTGGGACTGTGCCTGACAGAATCTGAGCTCTGCTGTGGAGCAGACTTGTTTGTCTTCACTCAGTGGCACTAATGTATCAGCGCCTGCTTGTGTAGGACCCGGTTGTGTCGTCCTCGGTGTCGGAGCTCCGGACAAACAAAAGGCCGAGACTCAATCCCGTCCTTCTTTGTTATCCATCATCCGGTTCAGTGAATCTTTTCCGACTGACTGTGCTCCGCTCGCAAGACAAACAAGAATCCCTGGACTATTGTTTGCGACCTGAATCTCCGCGTTCCCATTTGAACACGAGAGGTTCGTCTGTTGACCCAACTGGAGTTCTGGTGACTCAATGTTTTGGTGTTTTCCCAGGTTCCTGTTGGTTCAGAGACCGACGGCATGAACATCCTGGGTCTGGTTCTGTTCGCCATGGTTTTCGGCGTCGCTCTCAGGAAGCttggagaggagggggaggagcttaTTCGCTTCTTCAACGCCTTCAATGAGGCCACCATGGTGCTGGTGTCCTGGATCATGTGGTGAGTGGTGAAGGAAGGCCAGAACTGGTGATGTGTGGGAGAGAATTTTCGATGGTATCAACCGGCGAGTAGCCTGGAAAGACCTGTCAGCAACTCGCAGTCTACTGGGGTTTGTTGTTGAGTTCCAGTTGCTGTTCTGGCTAGGTGGCAACACAATGCTCAAAATATCAGTGCTACTGAAACGCTTGAGCTGCGCGAAACACTCTGCAGACCAAACCTCTGGTGGTCTGCAGGTACATCCCCTTCGGCATCATGTTCCTGGTGGGCAGCAAAATCGTGGAGATGGAGGACGTAGTTCTGCTGGTCACCAGCCTGGGCAAATACATCTTCGCCTCCATCCTGGGCCACGTCATCCACGGCGGCATCGTGCTGCCGCTCATCTACTTCGCGCTCACGCGCAAGAACCCCTACAGCTTCCTGTCCGGCCTCATCACGCCGTTCACCACAGCCTTCGCCACCTGCTCCAGGTACAGCGCTGCATCCTCAGCGTCCGAGCGTCCGTCATCTAAcgcctctcctcctgcagctcggCCACTCTTCCCTCAATGATCAAGTGTGTGGAGGAGAACAACGGCGTGGACAAACGCATCAGCCGCTTCATCCTTCCCATCGGTGCCACCGTCAACATGGATGGCGCTGCCATTTTCCAGTGTATCGCTGCGGTCTTCATCGCGCAGCTGAACAACTCGGAGCTCAATGCTGGACAGATCTTCACCATCCTGTAagtcagcgtttttcaaccggggttccgtgagagagtgtcaggtgtgctgtgggaaaaatgttccagtttcacctcatgagtccggagatagaggtgggcgatgtgatgccatgaaatcatgacaatgagacggtgttgaggagcaaccaaggtgagcagatcacatggattggctgccattcttcctctccactctactgtagagctccagtgtgttgatgcgctgatctgtccgtcagtcaaagcagcgctgctgtggtgtgcggcgctcctcttcccacacactcacagccaagaagccgctcacatgcgcaacttccagctgtttttgcaccatacactttcaccacagaaccatggagggagggagggagggatccttgtcggagccgccgccatgccaaagactgtctgcactgcagagctaacagagctaatggctaacctgacctgtctcacttcaaaactttattgatactcgtggactgtcaaagtttgctctgtggtttaatagttggcgaaaaactaaacgcacaacaaaataaatgtgctccgaAATGTGTAgaaaaatcattgtttttatgaagtaaGTTCAGGAAAAGAATGTTAAGGATTtttctggaaactcaaaactacaataaaatcatgcaaaaaagaatcgataaaatccaaacagctatttaaagtaagtaaatacataaataaatcatgatatattttgccatattgcccgcccctttctggacacatttgaaacaaatcaattttcggcatttgtttctgcaaatatcctggcaaaataacaagcgagtgtcagtcgctacagtttttcacaaatgaataaggattttctataggactttaaagTGAGgcttggctgaggttcctttggtggtgagcctcaggattttttcaatgaaccaagaaaagaaaaaggttgaaaaacactgaggaCACAGTTGACTTTGGTGCAGAATCAATGACAGGAACAGAAGTAAATAAAGGACCCACATGTGTGTGCAGCGTGACGGCGACGGCCTCCAGCGTAGGAGCTGCTGGAATCCCTGCAGGCGGCATCATCACCATCGCCATCATCCTGGAGGCCATCGGGCTTCCAACCAATGACCTGTCCCTCATGCTGGCTGTCGACTGGATCGTGTAAGTGCAGACTCACAAGTTCTCACAGAGGCTGGACTGGCGACTGTAGCCGTGCTCaggggtgaagatgaagaatcCAGGGTAGAAGTGGATCAGGTGGAAGCTTGAGCttgagcaggagaggaaaggagacGTAATGGAGACAGGCAGTCAGTCCAGGATAAATACAGAGCAGGTGGGTTTCATGGGGAAGAAGACAGGGACGACTTGGGTGAATGGCTGAAGGTGACAGGCTGATGACAGAGAGTGAAACTATGTAAACAGCCAGAGATGTGTCACTTTGCTGCATTATAACAGGCAGTTATGGGTCTGCGTGTGTTGGCAGCGACCGCACCACCACGGTGGTGAACGTGGAGGGTGACGCTCTGGGCGCTGGGATCCTCCACCACTTCAAccagcaggagatgaagaggcAGCAGGAGCTGCACCACCAGCGCGACGAGGAGCTGGCGGAGGTCCGGGTGGAAGCGGTGGCCAACGTCC
It encodes the following:
- the slc1a4 gene encoding neutral amino acid transporter A, translated to MEKSEINGHAVSGSVSAEQMVEKPSERSPRARLMEFLRRNLLVILTVSGVLVGVGLGMVVRGMELTKAQMSYFAFPGEMLLRMLKMIILPLVVCSLVSGAASLDTRSLGKLGGIAVAYFLVTTLIASGIGVALAFIIKPGEGAGALNTNHLSLESVSSNKETADSFLDLARNLFPANLVAAAFRSYATDYKMVPAGNSSNGTLLYQKVPVGSETDGMNILGLVLFAMVFGVALRKLGEEGEELIRFFNAFNEATMVLVSWIMWYIPFGIMFLVGSKIVEMEDVVLLVTSLGKYIFASILGHVIHGGIVLPLIYFALTRKNPYSFLSGLITPFTTAFATCSSSATLPSMIKCVEENNGVDKRISRFILPIGATVNMDGAAIFQCIAAVFIAQLNNSELNAGQIFTILVTATASSVGAAGIPAGGIITIAIILEAIGLPTNDLSLMLAVDWIVDRTTTVVNVEGDALGAGILHHFNQQEMKRQQELHHQRDEELAEVRVEAVANVQAEEETSPLVTHQTKAVEGMPEAIESVL